The following are encoded in a window of Ricinus communis isolate WT05 ecotype wild-type chromosome 4, ASM1957865v1, whole genome shotgun sequence genomic DNA:
- the LOC8286308 gene encoding multiple RNA-binding domain-containing protein 1 isoform X3 codes for MSRICVKNLPKYVAEDRLREVFSQKGEITDARLMRTKDGKSRQFAFIGFRTELEAEEALKYFNKSYLDTCRITCEIAHKVGDLDIPQPWSKYSKKKEKDVTETAKRNLSLKGTQDEKKTNKKGTEVDDPQLQEFLQVMQPRAKSKLWANDTLVAPTAEKNLKVNQKKAQSKKEGMEKSVVGVDGSNKNSNRDAEKSVNLAHNDIISDTDYFKSRVNKEWSDSESGSSDNADNDNDKDEDYDNEICENSDSIKENPESKEIKKIDQKRQHGIRGVASVEVEEKAPYPNSDGEILDLENPSSDLKDENDEFVETGRLFVRNLPYTATEDELEEHFNRFGNISQVHLVVDKYTKRSKGFAYILYALPESAARALEELDNSIFQGRLMHVMPAKQKNPDKQEVDDPSRHGSKTFKQHWEEERKASEVNGNTRAWNTLFMRPDTVVENIARRHGVNKSDLLDREADDLAVRIALGESQVIAETKNALTGAGVNILSLEEFAAGKTDGMKRSNHVLLVKNLPYGSSEGELSQMFGKFGSLDKIILPPTKTLALVVFLEPSEARAAFKGLAYKRYKDAPLYLEWAPSDVLNQSLTSKSSEDGNNAVGEHDAKRVMLEQSVEGLSELDIDPDRIESRSLFVKNLNFKTSDESLKKHFSEHMKEGKILSVRIKKHLKNGKNVSMGFGFIEFDAVETATNVCTDLQIKRLRLPVKFGNHRGFAFVEYVTKQEAQNALQALSSTHLYGRHLVLERAKEGESLEELRARTAAHFSDELSGMHNPAKVSKKRKNMAVLDEGTMKFQRIAS; via the exons AT gTCAAGAATATGTGTGAAGAATTTACCAAAATATGTGGCGGAGGATCGCTTGCGAGAAGTATTCTCTCAGAAAGGAGAAATTACTGATGCAAGGCTAATGCGAACCAA AGATGGTAAAAGTAGACAATTTGCTTTCATTGGGTTCCGAACTGAACTTGAAGCTGAGGAAGCTCTCAAATACTTCAACAAATCTTACCTTGATACTTGTAGAATCACCTGCGAg ATTGCTCATAAAGTTGGAGATCTGGATATTCCTCAACCATGGAGTAAATACTccaagaagaaagaaaaggacgTGACTGAAACtgctaaaagaaatttaagcCTCAAAGGCACCCaagatgaaaagaaaactaataaaaagggGACTGAGGTTGATGATCCCCAACTGCAGGAATTTCTTCAGGTTATGCAACCACGGGCTAAGTCAAAATTGTGGGCGAATGACACCCTGGTTGCTCCCACTGCtgagaaaaatttaaaagtcaaTCAGAAGAAAGCTCAATCAAAGAAGGAAGGCATGGAAAAATCTGTCGTAGGAGTTGATggatcaaataaaaatagtaatcgTGATGCTGAGAAGTCCGTTAATCTTGCTCATAATGATATCATCTCAGATACTGATTACTTCAAGAGTAGAGTGAACAAAGAATGGTCCGATTCAGAAAGTGGCAGCAGCGATAATGCTGACAATGACAACGACAAGGATGAGGACTATGACAATGAAATATGCGAGAATAGTGattctataaaagaaaatcctgagagcaaggaaattaaaaaaatagatcaGAAGAGGCAACATGGTATAAGGGGTGTAGCCTCGGTAGAGGTTGAAGAGAAAGCCCCTTATCCAAATTCTGATGGTGAAATCCTCGACCTTGAGAACCCTTCATCTGATTTGAAAGATGAGAATGATGAATTTGTTGAGACTGGCCGTCTTTTTGTCCGAAATCTGCCATACACAGCAAC GGAGGATGAGCTAGAAGAGCACTTCAATAGATTTGGCAACATCTCACAGGTCCATCTTgttgttgataaatatacaaaacgGTCCAAGGGATTTGCCTACATTCTCTATGCACTTCCAGAGTCTGCAGCAAG GGCCTTAGAAGAATTAGACAATTCTATTTTCCAAGGAAGATTGATGCATGTCATGCCTGCGAAACAGAAAAATCCTGACAAGCAAGA GGTTGATGATCCTTCAAGACATGGGTCAAAAACTTTCAAGCAACACTGggaggaagaaagaaaggcaTCTGAAGTCAATGGAAATACAAGAGCATGGAATACTTTGTTCATGCGCCCTGATACA GTGGTTGAAAATATTGCGAGGAGGCATGGTGTGAATAAGAGTGATTTACTTGATCGTGAAGCTGATGATCTTGCTGTGCGCATTGCTTTGGGAGAAAGTCAAGTGATTGCAGAGACAAAAAATGCTCTTACTGGTGCTGGAGTAAACATCTTGTCTTTAGAGGAATTTGCTGCTGGGAAAACTGATGGCATGAAACGGAGCAACCATGTTCTGTTAGTGAAGAACTTGCCATATGGCTCTTCTGAAGGAGAACTTTCTCAGATGTTTGGGAAATTTGGTAGTTTGGACAAAATTATCCTTCCTCCAACAAAAACATTGGCCTTG GTGGTTTTTCTTGAACCATCCGAGGCACGTGCTGCTTTTAAAGGTTTGGCATACAAGCGGTACAA GGATGCTCCATTGTATTTGGAGTGGGCTCCTTCCGATGTTCTTAACCAAAGTTTAACATCTAAGAGCAGTGAAGATGGTAATAATGCTGTAGGTGAACATGATGCCAAGAGAGTGATGCTGGAACAAAGTGTGGAAGGATTATCAGAACTGGATATTGATCCTGATAGAATTGAG TCACGATCACTATTTGTCAAGAACCTGAATTTCAAGACTTCTGATGAAAGTCTGAAAAAGCACTTTAGCGAACACATGAAGGAAGGGAAGATCCTAAGTGTCAGG ATAAAAAAGCACTTAAAAAATGGTAAGAATGTTTCAATGGGTTTTGGTTTCATAGAGTTTGATGCTGTGGAGACAGCAACAAATGTTTGTACTGATCTACAG ATCAAGAGATTAAGGCTGCCAGTGAAGTTTGGAAACCATAGAGGCTTTGCATTCGTGGAGTATGTTACAAAGCAAGAGGCGCAAAATGCACTTCAAGCACTTTCAAGCACCCATCTATATGGTCGACATTTG GTTCTGGAGAGAGCCAAGGAAGGAGAGAGCTTAGAAGAACTACGGGCCCGTACAGCAGCACATTTCAGTGATGAGCTAAGTGGCATGCATAATCCTGCAAAGGTGTctaagaaaaggaagaatatGGCTGTTTTAGATGAAGGAACAATGAAATTTCAAAGGATTGCCAGTTAG
- the LOC8286308 gene encoding multiple RNA-binding domain-containing protein 1 isoform X1, whose translation MSRICVKNLPKYVAEDRLREVFSQKGEITDARLMRTKDGKSRQFAFIGFRTELEAEEALKYFNKSYLDTCRITCEIAHKVGDLDIPQPWSKYSKKKEKDVTETAKRNLSLKGTQDEKKTNKKGTEVDDPQLQEFLQVMQPRAKSKLWANDTLVAPTAEKNLKVNQKKAQSKKEGMEKSVVGVDGSNKNSNRDAEKSVNLAHNDIISDTDYFKSRVNKEWSDSESGSSDNADNDNDKDEDYDNEICENSDSIKENPESKEIKKIDQKRQHGIRGVASVEVEEKAPYPNSDGEILDLENPSSDLKDENDEFVETGRLFVRNLPYTATEDELEEHFNRFGNISQVHLVVDKYTKRSKGFAYILYALPESAARALEELDNSIFQGRLMHVMPAKQKNPDKQEVDDPSRHGSKTFKQHWEEERKASEVNGNTRAWNTLFMRPDTVVENIARRHGVNKSDLLDREADDLAVRIALGESQVIAETKNALTGAGVNILSLEEFAAGKTDGMKRSNHVLLVKNLPYGSSEGELSQMFGKFGSLDKIILPPTKTLALVVFLEPSEARAAFKGLAYKRYKDAPLYLEWAPSDVLNQSLTSKSSEDGNNAVGEHDAKRVMLEQSVEGLSELDIDPDRIESRSLFVKNLNFKTSDESLKKHFSEHMKEGKILSVRIKKHLKNGKNVSMGFGFIEFDAVETATNVCTDLQGIVLDGHALILQLCHAKKDEQVRKNVEKDKSSTKLLVRNVAFEATEKDLRQLFSPFGQIKRLRLPVKFGNHRGFAFVEYVTKQEAQNALQALSSTHLYGRHLVLERAKEGESLEELRARTAAHFSDELSGMHNPAKVSKKRKNMAVLDEGTMKFQRIAS comes from the exons AT gTCAAGAATATGTGTGAAGAATTTACCAAAATATGTGGCGGAGGATCGCTTGCGAGAAGTATTCTCTCAGAAAGGAGAAATTACTGATGCAAGGCTAATGCGAACCAA AGATGGTAAAAGTAGACAATTTGCTTTCATTGGGTTCCGAACTGAACTTGAAGCTGAGGAAGCTCTCAAATACTTCAACAAATCTTACCTTGATACTTGTAGAATCACCTGCGAg ATTGCTCATAAAGTTGGAGATCTGGATATTCCTCAACCATGGAGTAAATACTccaagaagaaagaaaaggacgTGACTGAAACtgctaaaagaaatttaagcCTCAAAGGCACCCaagatgaaaagaaaactaataaaaagggGACTGAGGTTGATGATCCCCAACTGCAGGAATTTCTTCAGGTTATGCAACCACGGGCTAAGTCAAAATTGTGGGCGAATGACACCCTGGTTGCTCCCACTGCtgagaaaaatttaaaagtcaaTCAGAAGAAAGCTCAATCAAAGAAGGAAGGCATGGAAAAATCTGTCGTAGGAGTTGATggatcaaataaaaatagtaatcgTGATGCTGAGAAGTCCGTTAATCTTGCTCATAATGATATCATCTCAGATACTGATTACTTCAAGAGTAGAGTGAACAAAGAATGGTCCGATTCAGAAAGTGGCAGCAGCGATAATGCTGACAATGACAACGACAAGGATGAGGACTATGACAATGAAATATGCGAGAATAGTGattctataaaagaaaatcctgagagcaaggaaattaaaaaaatagatcaGAAGAGGCAACATGGTATAAGGGGTGTAGCCTCGGTAGAGGTTGAAGAGAAAGCCCCTTATCCAAATTCTGATGGTGAAATCCTCGACCTTGAGAACCCTTCATCTGATTTGAAAGATGAGAATGATGAATTTGTTGAGACTGGCCGTCTTTTTGTCCGAAATCTGCCATACACAGCAAC GGAGGATGAGCTAGAAGAGCACTTCAATAGATTTGGCAACATCTCACAGGTCCATCTTgttgttgataaatatacaaaacgGTCCAAGGGATTTGCCTACATTCTCTATGCACTTCCAGAGTCTGCAGCAAG GGCCTTAGAAGAATTAGACAATTCTATTTTCCAAGGAAGATTGATGCATGTCATGCCTGCGAAACAGAAAAATCCTGACAAGCAAGA GGTTGATGATCCTTCAAGACATGGGTCAAAAACTTTCAAGCAACACTGggaggaagaaagaaaggcaTCTGAAGTCAATGGAAATACAAGAGCATGGAATACTTTGTTCATGCGCCCTGATACA GTGGTTGAAAATATTGCGAGGAGGCATGGTGTGAATAAGAGTGATTTACTTGATCGTGAAGCTGATGATCTTGCTGTGCGCATTGCTTTGGGAGAAAGTCAAGTGATTGCAGAGACAAAAAATGCTCTTACTGGTGCTGGAGTAAACATCTTGTCTTTAGAGGAATTTGCTGCTGGGAAAACTGATGGCATGAAACGGAGCAACCATGTTCTGTTAGTGAAGAACTTGCCATATGGCTCTTCTGAAGGAGAACTTTCTCAGATGTTTGGGAAATTTGGTAGTTTGGACAAAATTATCCTTCCTCCAACAAAAACATTGGCCTTG GTGGTTTTTCTTGAACCATCCGAGGCACGTGCTGCTTTTAAAGGTTTGGCATACAAGCGGTACAA GGATGCTCCATTGTATTTGGAGTGGGCTCCTTCCGATGTTCTTAACCAAAGTTTAACATCTAAGAGCAGTGAAGATGGTAATAATGCTGTAGGTGAACATGATGCCAAGAGAGTGATGCTGGAACAAAGTGTGGAAGGATTATCAGAACTGGATATTGATCCTGATAGAATTGAG TCACGATCACTATTTGTCAAGAACCTGAATTTCAAGACTTCTGATGAAAGTCTGAAAAAGCACTTTAGCGAACACATGAAGGAAGGGAAGATCCTAAGTGTCAGG ATAAAAAAGCACTTAAAAAATGGTAAGAATGTTTCAATGGGTTTTGGTTTCATAGAGTTTGATGCTGTGGAGACAGCAACAAATGTTTGTACTGATCTACAG GGAATTGTTTTGGATGGGCATGCTCTTATCTTGCAATTATGTCATGCTAAGAAGGATGAACAAGTGAGGAAAAATGTTGAGAAGGATAAGAGTTCTACAAAATTACTTGTTAGAAATGTAGCTTTTGAGGCAACAGAGAAAGATCTTAGACAGTTGTTTAGCCCATTTGGCCAG ATCAAGAGATTAAGGCTGCCAGTGAAGTTTGGAAACCATAGAGGCTTTGCATTCGTGGAGTATGTTACAAAGCAAGAGGCGCAAAATGCACTTCAAGCACTTTCAAGCACCCATCTATATGGTCGACATTTG GTTCTGGAGAGAGCCAAGGAAGGAGAGAGCTTAGAAGAACTACGGGCCCGTACAGCAGCACATTTCAGTGATGAGCTAAGTGGCATGCATAATCCTGCAAAGGTGTctaagaaaaggaagaatatGGCTGTTTTAGATGAAGGAACAATGAAATTTCAAAGGATTGCCAGTTAG
- the LOC8286308 gene encoding multiple RNA-binding domain-containing protein 1 isoform X2: MSRICVKNLPKYVAEDRLREVFSQKGEITDARLMRTKDGKSRQFAFIGFRTELEAEEALKYFNKSYLDTCRITCEIAHKVGDLDIPQPWSKYSKKKEKDVTETAKRNLSLKGTQDEKKTNKKGTEVDDPQLQEFLQVMQPRAKSKLWANDTLVAPTAEKNLKVNQKKAQSKKEGMEKSVVGVDGSNKNSNRDAEKSVNLAHNDIISDTDYFKSRVNKEWSDSESGSSDNADNDNDKDEDYDNEICENSDSIKENPESKEIKKIDQKRQHGIRGVASVEVEEKAPYPNSDGEILDLENPSSDLKDENDEFVETGRLFVRNLPYTATEDELEEHFNRFGNISQVHLVVDKYTKRSKGFAYILYALPESAARALEELDNSIFQGRLMHVMPAKQKNPDKVDDPSRHGSKTFKQHWEEERKASEVNGNTRAWNTLFMRPDTVVENIARRHGVNKSDLLDREADDLAVRIALGESQVIAETKNALTGAGVNILSLEEFAAGKTDGMKRSNHVLLVKNLPYGSSEGELSQMFGKFGSLDKIILPPTKTLALVVFLEPSEARAAFKGLAYKRYKDAPLYLEWAPSDVLNQSLTSKSSEDGNNAVGEHDAKRVMLEQSVEGLSELDIDPDRIESRSLFVKNLNFKTSDESLKKHFSEHMKEGKILSVRIKKHLKNGKNVSMGFGFIEFDAVETATNVCTDLQGIVLDGHALILQLCHAKKDEQVRKNVEKDKSSTKLLVRNVAFEATEKDLRQLFSPFGQIKRLRLPVKFGNHRGFAFVEYVTKQEAQNALQALSSTHLYGRHLVLERAKEGESLEELRARTAAHFSDELSGMHNPAKVSKKRKNMAVLDEGTMKFQRIAS, encoded by the exons AT gTCAAGAATATGTGTGAAGAATTTACCAAAATATGTGGCGGAGGATCGCTTGCGAGAAGTATTCTCTCAGAAAGGAGAAATTACTGATGCAAGGCTAATGCGAACCAA AGATGGTAAAAGTAGACAATTTGCTTTCATTGGGTTCCGAACTGAACTTGAAGCTGAGGAAGCTCTCAAATACTTCAACAAATCTTACCTTGATACTTGTAGAATCACCTGCGAg ATTGCTCATAAAGTTGGAGATCTGGATATTCCTCAACCATGGAGTAAATACTccaagaagaaagaaaaggacgTGACTGAAACtgctaaaagaaatttaagcCTCAAAGGCACCCaagatgaaaagaaaactaataaaaagggGACTGAGGTTGATGATCCCCAACTGCAGGAATTTCTTCAGGTTATGCAACCACGGGCTAAGTCAAAATTGTGGGCGAATGACACCCTGGTTGCTCCCACTGCtgagaaaaatttaaaagtcaaTCAGAAGAAAGCTCAATCAAAGAAGGAAGGCATGGAAAAATCTGTCGTAGGAGTTGATggatcaaataaaaatagtaatcgTGATGCTGAGAAGTCCGTTAATCTTGCTCATAATGATATCATCTCAGATACTGATTACTTCAAGAGTAGAGTGAACAAAGAATGGTCCGATTCAGAAAGTGGCAGCAGCGATAATGCTGACAATGACAACGACAAGGATGAGGACTATGACAATGAAATATGCGAGAATAGTGattctataaaagaaaatcctgagagcaaggaaattaaaaaaatagatcaGAAGAGGCAACATGGTATAAGGGGTGTAGCCTCGGTAGAGGTTGAAGAGAAAGCCCCTTATCCAAATTCTGATGGTGAAATCCTCGACCTTGAGAACCCTTCATCTGATTTGAAAGATGAGAATGATGAATTTGTTGAGACTGGCCGTCTTTTTGTCCGAAATCTGCCATACACAGCAAC GGAGGATGAGCTAGAAGAGCACTTCAATAGATTTGGCAACATCTCACAGGTCCATCTTgttgttgataaatatacaaaacgGTCCAAGGGATTTGCCTACATTCTCTATGCACTTCCAGAGTCTGCAGCAAG GGCCTTAGAAGAATTAGACAATTCTATTTTCCAAGGAAGATTGATGCATGTCATGCCTGCGAAACAGAAAAATCCTGACAA GGTTGATGATCCTTCAAGACATGGGTCAAAAACTTTCAAGCAACACTGggaggaagaaagaaaggcaTCTGAAGTCAATGGAAATACAAGAGCATGGAATACTTTGTTCATGCGCCCTGATACA GTGGTTGAAAATATTGCGAGGAGGCATGGTGTGAATAAGAGTGATTTACTTGATCGTGAAGCTGATGATCTTGCTGTGCGCATTGCTTTGGGAGAAAGTCAAGTGATTGCAGAGACAAAAAATGCTCTTACTGGTGCTGGAGTAAACATCTTGTCTTTAGAGGAATTTGCTGCTGGGAAAACTGATGGCATGAAACGGAGCAACCATGTTCTGTTAGTGAAGAACTTGCCATATGGCTCTTCTGAAGGAGAACTTTCTCAGATGTTTGGGAAATTTGGTAGTTTGGACAAAATTATCCTTCCTCCAACAAAAACATTGGCCTTG GTGGTTTTTCTTGAACCATCCGAGGCACGTGCTGCTTTTAAAGGTTTGGCATACAAGCGGTACAA GGATGCTCCATTGTATTTGGAGTGGGCTCCTTCCGATGTTCTTAACCAAAGTTTAACATCTAAGAGCAGTGAAGATGGTAATAATGCTGTAGGTGAACATGATGCCAAGAGAGTGATGCTGGAACAAAGTGTGGAAGGATTATCAGAACTGGATATTGATCCTGATAGAATTGAG TCACGATCACTATTTGTCAAGAACCTGAATTTCAAGACTTCTGATGAAAGTCTGAAAAAGCACTTTAGCGAACACATGAAGGAAGGGAAGATCCTAAGTGTCAGG ATAAAAAAGCACTTAAAAAATGGTAAGAATGTTTCAATGGGTTTTGGTTTCATAGAGTTTGATGCTGTGGAGACAGCAACAAATGTTTGTACTGATCTACAG GGAATTGTTTTGGATGGGCATGCTCTTATCTTGCAATTATGTCATGCTAAGAAGGATGAACAAGTGAGGAAAAATGTTGAGAAGGATAAGAGTTCTACAAAATTACTTGTTAGAAATGTAGCTTTTGAGGCAACAGAGAAAGATCTTAGACAGTTGTTTAGCCCATTTGGCCAG ATCAAGAGATTAAGGCTGCCAGTGAAGTTTGGAAACCATAGAGGCTTTGCATTCGTGGAGTATGTTACAAAGCAAGAGGCGCAAAATGCACTTCAAGCACTTTCAAGCACCCATCTATATGGTCGACATTTG GTTCTGGAGAGAGCCAAGGAAGGAGAGAGCTTAGAAGAACTACGGGCCCGTACAGCAGCACATTTCAGTGATGAGCTAAGTGGCATGCATAATCCTGCAAAGGTGTctaagaaaaggaagaatatGGCTGTTTTAGATGAAGGAACAATGAAATTTCAAAGGATTGCCAGTTAG